One genomic region from Euzebya tangerina encodes:
- the fabG gene encoding 3-oxoacyl-ACP reductase FabG yields the protein MGLLEGKVALVTGGAQGIGLAVATRYVEEGARVMLADLDGAAAQEAAATLGESAAGCAADVVDDGDVIRMIDATIDAFGRLDVLVNNAGITRDASLAKMTLAEFRQVIDVHLQGTWLGMKAALPVMKAQGEGGAIINMSSISGKIGNFGQSNYAAAKAGIVGMTKSVAREGAKHAIRVNAIQPGLIDSAMTRAMPQDIFAAKEADVPMKRAGQPEEVAGVAVFLASELSSYCTGITIEVAGGRHM from the coding sequence ATGGGTCTGCTGGAGGGCAAGGTCGCACTGGTGACAGGCGGTGCGCAGGGCATCGGCCTGGCGGTGGCAACCCGCTACGTGGAGGAGGGTGCCCGGGTGATGCTGGCGGACCTCGACGGAGCTGCGGCGCAGGAGGCGGCCGCAACCCTGGGTGAGTCGGCCGCCGGGTGTGCTGCCGACGTGGTCGACGACGGTGACGTCATCCGGATGATCGACGCCACGATCGACGCGTTCGGGCGGTTGGACGTCCTGGTCAACAACGCCGGGATCACTCGTGACGCCTCGCTGGCCAAGATGACGCTTGCTGAGTTCCGACAGGTCATCGACGTCCACCTGCAGGGCACGTGGCTCGGGATGAAGGCGGCGCTGCCGGTGATGAAGGCCCAGGGCGAGGGCGGGGCGATCATCAACATGTCGTCGATCTCGGGCAAGATCGGGAACTTCGGGCAGTCCAACTACGCGGCCGCCAAGGCCGGGATCGTCGGCATGACGAAGTCGGTCGCACGCGAGGGTGCCAAGCACGCCATCCGGGTCAATGCCATCCAACCCGGTCTGATCGACTCGGCCATGACCCGCGCGATGCCGCAGGACATCTTCGCCGCGAAGGAGGCTGATGTCCCGATGAAGCGGGCGGGTCAGCCAGAGGAGGTGGCCGGCGTCGCCGTCTTCCTGGCGAGCGAGCTGTCCAGCTACTGCACCGGCATCACGATCGAGGTGGCTGGCGGACGCCACATGTGA
- a CDS encoding AEC family transporter translates to MTGLVSIVVDILGPVFALIGLGAVAGRRLHVPPAPLATMAYWIIGPAFMFDVLASADLGGDVLVRMVGALLLGLIAAGLTAWVAATSSGADRRAAVLTTSVYGNAGNYGLAVVVFTFGEQAAAFAAIGLVVVNTVGVIVGVASAHSGLASVRRALTSPLTLAIPPAALVNALDLDLPTIADRAIGLLAGALIPVMLLTLGIQLQGMTRPRLDADILTAVGTKLLVQPAVAAGAAVVVGLSGAPLGAVVLMAAMPAAVFTVVLSIEQDTMPDLTSAIVLVGTLASLLTLPGIIALVR, encoded by the coding sequence GTGACCGGTCTGGTGAGCATCGTCGTCGACATCCTGGGACCGGTCTTCGCACTCATCGGGCTCGGTGCGGTCGCCGGGAGACGGCTGCACGTGCCGCCGGCTCCGCTCGCGACCATGGCCTACTGGATCATCGGCCCGGCCTTCATGTTCGACGTGTTGGCGTCCGCAGACCTGGGTGGCGACGTCCTGGTGCGGATGGTCGGCGCGCTGCTGCTGGGCCTCATCGCAGCCGGGCTGACCGCGTGGGTGGCTGCGACCAGCAGCGGTGCCGACCGCCGGGCTGCTGTCCTGACGACATCGGTGTACGGCAACGCCGGCAACTACGGCCTCGCCGTCGTGGTGTTCACCTTCGGCGAGCAGGCTGCGGCCTTCGCGGCCATCGGACTCGTGGTGGTGAACACCGTCGGCGTCATCGTCGGCGTCGCCAGCGCACACTCCGGGCTCGCCTCGGTCAGGCGGGCGCTGACCTCACCGCTGACGCTGGCGATCCCTCCGGCCGCACTGGTCAACGCGCTGGACCTCGACCTCCCGACGATCGCGGACCGCGCGATCGGGCTGCTCGCCGGAGCGCTGATCCCGGTGATGCTGCTGACGCTCGGCATCCAGCTGCAGGGCATGACCCGACCGCGCCTCGACGCCGACATCCTCACGGCCGTCGGCACGAAGCTGCTGGTGCAGCCTGCCGTTGCTGCGGGCGCCGCGGTCGTGGTCGGACTCAGCGGTGCACCACTCGGAGCCGTCGTGCTGATGGCAGCCATGCCGGCTGCGGTGTTCACCGTCGTCCTCTCGATCGAGCAGGACACGATGCCTGATCTGACCAGCGCCATCGTCCTCGTCGGCACCCTTGCGTCGCTGCTGACGCTGCCGGGCATCATCGCGCTGGTCCGGTGA
- a CDS encoding MazG nucleotide pyrophosphohydrolase domain-containing protein: MARLETISDFQHQMAAIYGDRDAERGIARTFAWLTEEIGELSRAIFRGSHEMRVEEFSDVLAWVSSLAEQAGIDLEDAVQRYADGCPRCGFTPCDCE; encoded by the coding sequence ATGGCACGACTTGAGACGATCTCGGACTTCCAGCACCAGATGGCTGCGATCTACGGCGACCGGGACGCCGAGCGCGGCATCGCCCGGACGTTCGCCTGGCTGACCGAGGAGATCGGTGAGCTCTCGCGTGCGATCTTCCGGGGCAGCCACGAGATGCGCGTGGAGGAGTTCTCCGACGTGCTGGCCTGGGTGTCCTCGCTGGCCGAGCAGGCCGGCATCGACCTCGAGGACGCGGTGCAACGCTACGCCGACGGCTGTCCGAGGTGCGGGTTCACGCCCTGCGACTGCGAGTGA
- a CDS encoding bile acid:sodium symporter family protein yields MESGVLSEVILPLCIVVIMIAMGMTLTVADFRRVMSAPKQIAIGLVCQMLLLPALGFAVAAVFPLDAVFAVSIVLLAAAPGGTTSNLIVHAAEGDRALSVSLTALSNSIVWLTMPFLLGLAFRTFDDGSQPIAFPVGEVMVQVAALTIVPVLIGMAVRARRPSLAERLKEPSKIFAAAFLFLVIVALVIQNIDQVMEEGPRFAPAFIALNAIALVVGFGVARIAGLDQKQSSTIAIETGLQNSTLAITIALSVLDSAEIAIIPGLYGVWMLVTGFAFAFLTNRDRSEAGVRVA; encoded by the coding sequence ATGGAATCCGGTGTGCTGTCGGAGGTGATCCTCCCCCTCTGCATCGTGGTGATCATGATCGCCATGGGCATGACGCTCACGGTTGCCGACTTCCGTCGGGTCATGTCGGCCCCGAAGCAGATCGCTATCGGTCTGGTCTGTCAGATGCTCCTGCTGCCGGCGCTCGGGTTCGCCGTCGCGGCCGTGTTCCCGCTCGACGCCGTGTTCGCCGTCAGCATCGTGTTGCTGGCCGCCGCGCCGGGCGGGACGACCTCCAACCTGATCGTCCACGCCGCCGAGGGTGACCGGGCCCTGTCGGTCTCGCTGACCGCGCTGTCGAACTCGATCGTCTGGCTGACGATGCCGTTCCTCCTCGGCCTCGCGTTCCGGACCTTCGATGACGGCTCGCAGCCGATCGCCTTCCCGGTGGGCGAGGTGATGGTCCAGGTAGCCGCCTTGACCATCGTGCCGGTCCTGATCGGGATGGCGGTCCGCGCCAGGAGGCCGAGCCTGGCCGAGCGGCTGAAGGAACCGTCCAAGATCTTTGCAGCCGCCTTCCTGTTCCTGGTGATCGTCGCGCTGGTCATCCAGAACATCGACCAGGTGATGGAGGAGGGTCCACGATTCGCTCCGGCCTTCATCGCCCTCAACGCCATCGCCCTCGTCGTCGGGTTCGGGGTGGCCCGAATCGCCGGACTCGACCAGAAGCAGTCCTCCACCATTGCCATCGAGACCGGCCTGCAGAACTCCACGCTCGCCATCACGATCGCGCTGTCCGTGCTCGACTCAGCCGAGATCGCCATCATCCCGGGCCTGTACGGCGTCTGGATGCTGGTCACCGGCTTCGCGTTCGCCTTCCTGACCAACCGCGACCGCTCTGAGGCAGGCGTGCGGGTGGCGTGA
- a CDS encoding TetR/AcrR family transcriptional regulator → MSRNTKDEITRIARNLFARYGYDGVSTRMLADEAGISVATLNYHIGSKAALYEAVFRDAFVHEEALIIQFCAGIEDRTVAEPVALREALCDLVADHITLLNRYQEAPRLWLQRWLAEPDAAIARIDVDFGRGLYRAVRDVLVRAQRAGTVADDLDMRHFLLSVTWMEYGFFSGGSLGTVGRSGPLTPTADDLAQFTAHLQRYVCRMLGLPERSMAPTSRRGTGPR, encoded by the coding sequence ATGAGCCGAAACACCAAGGACGAGATCACCCGCATCGCGCGCAACTTGTTCGCGCGGTACGGCTACGACGGGGTGTCGACGCGGATGTTGGCTGACGAGGCCGGGATCTCGGTCGCGACGCTGAACTATCACATCGGCTCCAAGGCGGCGCTGTACGAAGCCGTCTTCCGTGACGCCTTCGTGCACGAGGAAGCGCTGATCATCCAGTTCTGCGCCGGCATCGAGGACCGGACCGTCGCCGAACCCGTGGCACTCCGCGAGGCACTGTGCGATCTGGTCGCCGACCACATCACACTGCTGAACCGCTACCAGGAGGCCCCGCGGCTGTGGTTGCAGCGGTGGTTGGCCGAGCCGGACGCCGCCATCGCCCGGATCGACGTCGACTTCGGTCGGGGCCTGTATCGCGCCGTCCGTGACGTGTTGGTGCGGGCGCAACGAGCCGGGACCGTGGCGGATGACCTCGACATGCGCCACTTCCTGCTGAGCGTCACCTGGATGGAGTACGGCTTCTTCTCCGGGGGGTCGCTCGGCACGGTCGGGAGGTCCGGACCGCTGACCCCAACAGCCGACGACCTCGCGCAGTTCACCGCGCACCTGCAGCGCTACGTGTGCCGCATGTTGGGACTGCCCGAGCGGTCGATGGCACCCACTTCGCGGCGGGGCACAGGTCCGCGCTAG
- a CDS encoding aldehyde dehydrogenase family protein, with the protein MAAGNRAIVKPSEHAPASAELVEEMIGESFRETVVAVVTGGVDLAQQFASMPWDHLLFTGGGAIGRRVLQAARCRSGVLVPAAWAITTATTGSGTSPRHGRSSRSHG; encoded by the coding sequence CTGGCAGCGGGCAACCGGGCGATCGTGAAGCCCAGCGAGCACGCCCCAGCCTCCGCCGAACTGGTGGAGGAGATGATCGGCGAGTCGTTTCGTGAGACCGTCGTCGCGGTCGTCACCGGTGGCGTGGACCTCGCACAGCAGTTCGCATCGATGCCGTGGGACCACCTGCTCTTCACCGGCGGTGGGGCCATCGGACGACGGGTCCTGCAGGCGGCGCGCTGCCGTTCGGGGGTGTTGGTGCCAGCGGCATGGGCCATCACCACGGCCACGACGGGTTCAGGCACTTCTCCAAGGCACGGCCGGTCTTCACGCAGCCACGGCTGA
- a CDS encoding Fur family transcriptional regulator, with translation MTAQRIAVLHAVDQSPHVTADRVAEAARKRIGSISRQAVYDSLTVLVETGLVRRIEPAGSPARYEARTGDNHHHLVCRSCGRVVDVDCAIGHTACLTPDDDAGFEVDEAEVVYWGACPECQTAAS, from the coding sequence GTGACCGCGCAACGAATCGCGGTTCTCCACGCCGTTGACCAGTCGCCACACGTGACCGCGGACCGCGTCGCGGAGGCAGCCCGGAAGCGCATCGGCAGCATCTCCCGTCAGGCTGTGTACGACAGTTTGACGGTCCTGGTCGAGACCGGCCTGGTCCGTCGCATCGAACCGGCTGGCTCACCCGCTCGGTACGAGGCTCGAACCGGTGACAACCACCACCACCTCGTGTGCCGCTCGTGTGGCCGTGTCGTGGACGTGGATTGTGCCATCGGGCATACCGCGTGCCTCACCCCGGACGATGACGCCGGCTTCGAGGTCGATGAGGCCGAGGTCGTCTACTGGGGGGCCTGCCCGGAGTGTCAGACAGCCGCCAGCTGA